The following is a genomic window from Deltaproteobacteria bacterium.
ACCCACATTGGTGGGCACACTGCATCACGTCGGCATGCGGTACCGGATTGAATCGAGGACCAGCAATATCGCATGCCTCGCCGCGATAATGGTGACTGTTGCGCGAGTGTCCGAATTGTTCCGCCCCTCCGTTTATCAGTAAATCTAGATTTGCGTTGCCCGTGCGTCGCTGCAAACAGCCCTCCACACACTGCAGATTCGCCAATGTTTGACCGCGGACCGGCACCGTTCGCGGCGGTGGCGCATTCCAGCGGAGCAACCCCCACGGGTCCACCCAGCGCAGCGGATTATTCCCCACGTACCGATACCGATGCGCATCGCCGCTCGCGAGGCCGATGGGGTCTTCGGTGAGGAAGCGGCCGAGACTGGGGTCGTAGTAGCGGGCGCGGTAATAGTAGAGGCCTGTCGCGGCGAGCGGGCGACCGAAGCTGTCGTAGCGGTAAGTGACGAGATCCGATTTTGTTTTACCGGCGACCTGGATCACATTGCCCTGGGCGTCGGTATAGTAGTGCCGGATGACGTCGTCGCGGATCTCGAAGAGCGGCTGGTCGATGCCGGGGCCGAAGAAATATTCCGCGTGAATGATGTCGTTATTATCTGAGCAACACATCAGCTTACCTCAATATCAGTGAAGGAACGTGCCATCTACCGCACGCGTTGCAGTATGTGTAATAAAGCGCTGATTCCCCATG
Proteins encoded in this region:
- a CDS encoding RHS repeat-associated core domain-containing protein; translated protein: MCCSDNNDIIHAEYFFGPGIDQPLFEIRDDVIRHYYTDAQGNVIQVAGKTKSDLVTYRYDSFGRPLAATGLYYYRARYYDPSLGRFLTEDPIGLASGDAHRYRYVGNNPLRWVDPWGLLRWNAPPPRTVPVRGQTLANLQCVEGCLQRRTGNANLDLLINGGAEQFGHSRNSHHYRGEACDIAGPRFNPVPHADVMQCAHQCGFGAGHFEDSAGSAHDHWHLQRVPGNGVPALPNTTPTSESLPQGGQ